From a region of the Carassius auratus strain Wakin chromosome 31, ASM336829v1, whole genome shotgun sequence genome:
- the LOC113050165 gene encoding hyaluronidase-2-like, translating into MAYWIQFRWRIWLLVPLALDHLALADDLKPTRWPLYPQKPVVLVWNAPTEDCSLRHKVHFQLDQFQIVASPNKGFAKQNLTIFYKEHLGLYPHFHEGVAVNGGLPQIASLTHHRETMPEGIAKYIHDQSARGLAVIDWEEWHPIWKRNLDAKDIYKNQSQRLVAQKNPGWTSTQIYKVAQQEFEMSCRKFMLETLRLAKSLRPNQLWGFYLFPDCYNHDYRNSLENYTGRCPDAEVARNDQLKWLWTESTALFPSVYMSSVLRSTSSGRQFVRSRVKEGMRLASVGEGLARPVFVYSRPTYANELELLTEMDLVSTIGESVALGAAGVILFGDAAYAGSNDTCSSLNQYLQGPLGRYLLNVSTAAELCSRFVCSSHGRCLRRHPDTDTYLHLDPQTHTIEGQGSELRVKGDVSVEEQQRMSQDFQCQCFSGYQGERCDLKDPLQQRGDGHALKALWMYLLTPLLLHLLT; encoded by the exons ATGGCTTACTGGATCCAGTTTCGTTGGAGAATCTGGTTGTTGGTTCCACTGGCTCTGGATCATCTCGCTCTTGCTGATGATCTGAAGCCCACCAGATGGCCTCTTTACCCTCAGAAGCCTGTGGTTCTGGTCTGGAACGCCCCAACAGAAGACTGCAGTCTTCGGCACAAGGTCCACTTCCAGCTCGATCAATTTCAGATCGTGGCATCTCCGAATAAAGGCTTTGCCAAGCAGAACCTCACCATATTCTACAAAGAGCACCTGGGCCTTTATCCGCACTTTCATGAAGGTGTGGCTGTCAATGGTGGACTACCACAGATCGCCAGCCTCACGCACCACAGAGAGACGATGCCGGAGGGGATCGCAAAGTACATTCATGACCAATCGGCGCGAGGCCTGGCCGTGATCGACTGGGAGGAATGGCATCCAATTTGGAAACGGAATTTGGATGCCAAAGACATTTACAAGAACCAGTCGCAGCGCTTAGTGGCCCAGAAAAACCCGGGCTGGACTTCAACCCAGATTTACAAAGTAGCTCAGCAGGAGTTCGAGATGTCCTGCCGTAAATTCATGTTAGAGACGTTGCGGCTAGCCAAAAGCTTGCGTCCTAACCAGCTTTGGGGCTTCTACCTCTTTCCTGACTGCTACAACCACGACTACCGCAACAGTCTGGAGAACTACACAGGACGCTGCCCGGATGCGGAGGTGGCCAGGAACGACCAGCTGAAGTGGCTGTGGACTGAAAGCACGGCCCTGTTTCCATCCGTGTATATGAGCTCGGTGTTGCGTTCGACATCCTCCGGTCGCCAGTTTGTCCGAAGCCGGGTGAAGGAGGGAATGAGATTGGCATCGGTGGGAGAGGGATTGGCACGTCCTGTTTTTGTCTACAGCCGCCCTACCTATGCCAATGAGCTGGAGCTGCTGACAGAG ATGGATTTGGTGTCCACCATTGGAGAAAGTGTGGCTCTGGGAGCAGCTGGTGTCATTCTCTTCGGTGATGCTGCTTATGCCGGCAGCAAT GACACTTGTTCCAGTTTAAACCAGTACTTGCAGGGTCCACTGGGCCGTTACCTCCTCAATGTTTCCACAGCAGCTGAGCTGTGCAGTCGCTTCGTGTGCAGCTCTCACGGACGCTGTCTGCGCAGACATCCGGACACAGACACGTATCTCCATCTTGACCCACAGACACACACGATAGAAGGCCAGGGGAGCGAACTGCGCGTGAAGGGAGATGTGAGTGTGGAAGAGCAGCAGCGGATGAGCCAAGACTTCCAGTGCCAGTGCTTTAGTGGGTATCAGGGTGAGAGATGTGACCTCAAGGACCCGCTTCAGCAGCGAGGAGACGGACATGCACTGAAAGCATTATGGATGTACCTTCTCACTCCATTGCTGCTGCATTTACTGACCTGA